TTCAGTTCAAATACCCTGCACCTAACACAGTTATTCATCAACCATCTATCAAATAGTCTATTTACAAGTCCTGGAAACGGCACAGGTCAAGGCGCTACGTCACTGGCCATGACTCGTATCAGTGTTCCCGGGGCGCCACGACCCCAAGACGACCTCAAGACCGTCGTGGAAACAAGGACACGGGAATGGCATTTCCATATTTATTTCCTGTTGCAATCTCCCACTGAAACGGCGGCAGCGCTGGCTCTTCGTGATGCCGTATTGAGGCTCCGTCGCGATGGTGAGAATAACAAAACACAGCATCGTCCCTAGGCTGTTGGTTAACAATAACAGGTGCCTTTGTCGCTGTTCCATTGCACAGAGTCAACAAGTATCCAATCGGGCCGCATCCTGCTGGCTCATACGAGAGTAGGTGGAAATACCTTGTGAGTTGCTCTCAAGAGCCAGGGCTAATGCTTGAATAAAGTCTGGGTTCCGGACTCGTCCTTCTCCGAAGTCTTCTTCTACTTGGCATCAAATCGAGGAAACTTGAGGTACGTCTCTGGCTTTCACCAGCTTGAAACCCCTAGTTCGCCTCGCTCGCCCGAGATGCTATGACGACCAACTGAAACTGCACGCGATGCTTCTGTGCTAACTGCTCATCTAGCATCCTTATCCATCCGCTAACCTCGGAGCAACGCCGCGATCATGAGACGCGCAATGGCTGGATGGGCACGCCTTGGCCCATCTACCTCGACAGCTTGCCTACCGAAAGCGACGAGGTTCCGC
The Metarhizium brunneum chromosome 7, complete sequence genome window above contains:
- the DODA gene encoding DOPA 4,5-dioxygenase; the encoded protein is MTRISVPGAPRPQDDLKTVVETRTREWHFHIYFLLQSPTETAAALALRDAVLRLRRDGAFVAVPLHRVNKYPIGPHPAGSYEIWVPDSSFSEVFFYLASNRGNLSILIHPLTSEQRRDHETRNGWMGTPWPIYLDSLPTESDEVPLQYSELRLGWSAAPEEEISLDERRRRGAEVEALLARDPEAAPAPVD